In the Alphaproteobacteria bacterium genome, TGTGCAGCAGACGCGATGTATGCCCCAATGGTCGCGCGGCTGAATACCTATGGCGTCAAGGTCGGCCGCGAGGCGCTCGGCTACATGGAAGCCATGATGGCGCTGCCGGCGTGGGCGGAATGGCGCAAGGGCGCGCTGGCCGAGACCTGGATCGTGCCGGAGGACGAGGCCGACTGGCCCACGGTGCTGACCGCGTGACCTGGATCGCGCGCCAGCTTCCCGAGCGCGGCGAGGTCTTTGTCGACCATGTCGGCTATTTCGTGCACGACCTCGAGGCCGTCGGCGCGCAGCTTGCGCGGCTCGGCTTTCGCGTCTCCGCCGTCAACGTGCAGACCAACGCGGACGCGAGCGGCGCGCTCAAGCCGTCCGGCACATCGAACCGTCTGGCAAAACTCAAGCTCGGCTTTCTGGAAATGCTCGCCGCGACCCACGACACGCCGCTCGCGGAGCAGTTCAAACAACAGATCGCGCGTTACTCGGGGCTACAGCTGATCGCATTCTCGGCGGAGGACATGGCGCGCGAGCGCGCGCGCTTGGTCGATGCCGGCTTCGCCATGCAGGAGGTGGTCGAGCTCAAGCGGCGAGATCGCACGCTGGCCGGTGAGCCGGAAGTGCATTTCTCGGTGCTGCGTCCGCAGCCGGGTGCGATGGCGGAGGGGCGCATTCAGTGGGTGAGGCCGAACACACCCGAGACCGTTTGGCGCGCCGAGACGATTACCACCGAAAACGGCGCCGAAGGACTGACCGACACGCTCATCTGCGTCGACGATCCGGCCGTCGTCGCCGCACGCTACGGCCGCTATGTCGGCCGTACGCCGATCGTGCGCGGCGGAATGCACGTCGTGCCGCTCGAGCGGGGAGGGCTGGTGTTCGTCGATGCCGCGCAGGCCGCGAAGATGTTGCCGGGTTTCCGCGCTCCGTCGCTGCCGTTCATGGCGGGGCAGGCGCTGCGCGCCGACCTCGGCCTCACGCGCAGTGTGCTCGCGAGGAATGATATCACGCCGGTTGT is a window encoding:
- a CDS encoding VOC family protein, yielding MTWIARQLPERGEVFVDHVGYFVHDLEAVGAQLARLGFRVSAVNVQTNADASGALKPSGTSNRLAKLKLGFLEMLAATHDTPLAEQFKQQIARYSGLQLIAFSAEDMARERARLVDAGFAMQEVVELKRRDRTLAGEPEVHFSVLRPQPGAMAEGRIQWVRPNTPETVWRAETITTENGAEGLTDTLICVDDPAVVAARYGRYVGRTPIVRGGMHVVPLERGGLVFVDAAQAAKMLPGFRAPSLPFMAGQALRADLGLTRSVLARNDITPVVANRDVICIGPPDAVGAYMLFHAAKVSDPWGAIREQ